Proteins from a genomic interval of Zingiber officinale cultivar Zhangliang chromosome 2A, Zo_v1.1, whole genome shotgun sequence:
- the LOC122042411 gene encoding protein OBERON 4-like, giving the protein MKRRRSSAHEERLEDCASEKLRWEDFPRRGRQPDRSSSHRRLSYSRPDGAWKPGEFSYDQGYDEEPALRRRYGHDSEHFDRRKGYDRHGDRQMLALSTRGSYGSERMHRTESFSGIRREFPKGSRSDRDRPRGEGCGSWSSWRSRSSKDLSGQEVRKSPSIYSDLAGRRSHAAPSDDHRKKVNSRDSSRVEQWRKEETRAGKRSREIGSEMEEGELEPEAGNVEPPSIGSKLAAMLGSDYCENRDSVNNSTHGEVSRKQEVLSEAMRLDADDNVVIGEGKEGKLANSLIYDGNATAEVNDDQSDVVKKMAEDRWDGEGSAEDANEDKGIEGELCRTNPEVCNEGSLCLQLEDEDLVHNHREQAVDEEARAMASPTHHIQEENSEVNKEENKYDEAKVDVMQKHEMVCSISPLQEEKPMEEAQCNAATLEIIENAGKVETKIVHATDNGQDRGAEAVIQTKHDTGTQLEVIEKEQSFFDLETHPNDSVIHNDDKLVILMLSRDQSSEMHLDKDKNLAISHSTKADILNNGDSLEGPRRRGLELVFPSKPNQEENSHSSSKDAGNIAVKELKSEPLDLSLSLPGGFSYHSKPKHENSSCAEGIKSLSSALRTKSDEFGTSISFASSQTVLHDPSCVTQNSPFLQDNSVGSHATSGGVNQILSRTTLQAHTSRNIKKNRSGPPFHSVQMNVNSSHTSFLSMSDPHSFKPNSLFRPSSLPRQTSPTNSHDSHDSRSQPTKEIGQVAVERSSGTNQWNGEQLLLNGLSATEKIVYKIVSQPLYLNGRMLQEMSEHSVAYLKESICEMLTNEDKTSLLHLFQEALQRSDMIIETLRDCPQVLLEILVTIKTGCIDFIQKTNSLPSCSLIEIFLNLKCQNLSCGSLLPVDNCDCKMCIKKVGFCSACMCLVCSKFDNASNTCSWVGCDMCLHWCHTDCALRDFHIRNGHISLGEGFSEMQFHCFACGHPSEMFGFVKEVFVTCAKDWKAETLTKELQYVSRIFSASNDARDRRLHELADQMLLNLENNVNHSEVLSQVMAFLSESGFSIKNNPLLFTPTKAKNEAIQNNARSCPERLQSFMLENACVFENTGPISITEFDQTGRKAGETAVSLKKALAVDELERIIKFKEAEAKMYQQHADDARNEAVSLRHIVMARSLKIDEDYANQIEKLRLGESEERRREKLNQLQATEKTHQEYCNMKMRMEAGMKNLLLKMEATRQNLNV; this is encoded by the exons ATGAAGCGTCGGAGATCGTCGGCGCACGAGGAACGCTTGGAGGACTGTGCAAGCGAGAAATTGAGATGGGAGGACTTTCCGAGGAGGGGTCGCCAGCCGGACCGCTCCTCCTCCCACCGGCGCCTGTCCTACTCGAGGCCGGACGGCGCCTGGAAGCCCGGGGAGTTTTCATACGATCAGGGATACGATGAGGAGCCGGCGCTCCGTAGGCGGTATGGCCACGACTCGGAGCACTTCGACCGTCGGAAAGGCTACGATCGACACGGCGATCGGCAGATGCTGGCCTTGTCGACGCGGGGCTCGTACGGAAGCGAGCGGATGCACCGAACGGAGAGCTTCTCGGGGATAAGGAGGGAGTTTCCCAAGGGCTCCAGGTCGGACCGGGACCGGCCGAGGGGAGAGGGCTGTGGGAGCTGGTCGTCTTGGAGGTCGAGAAGTTCCAAGGACCTCTCTGGCCAGGAGGTGCGGAAATCTCCGTCGATCTATTCAGATTTGGCTGGGAGACGGAGCCATGCCGCGCCTTCTGATGATCACAGAAAGAAAGTGAATTCTAGGGACTCCTCCAGAGTGGAACAGTGGAGGAAAGAAGAGACGAGGGCAGGAAAGCGGAGCAGAGAGATTGGTAGCGAGATGGAAGAGGGCGAGCTCGAACCAGAAGCAGGGAACGTAGAGCCACCATCTATTGGTAGCAAGTTAGCTGCTATGTTGGGTTCTGATTACTGCGAGAACAGAGATTCAGTGAACAATAGTACACATGGAGAAGTTTCGCGGAAACAAGAAGTACTATCTGAAGCAATGAGGTTGGATGCTGATGATAATGTTGTTATTGGTGAAGGAAAAGAAGGAAAATTGGCAAATTCCCTAATCTATGATGGTAATGCAACTGCTGAGGTAAATGATGATCAGTCTGATGTTGTTAAGAAGATGGCTGAGGATAGATGGGATGGAGAAGGAAGTGCCGAAGATGCTAATGAGGATAAAGGAATAGAGGGTGAGTTGTGCAGGACAAATCCAGAGGTCTGTAACGAAGGAAGCTTATGTTTACAGTTGGAAGATGAGGATTTGGTACACAATCACCGGGAGCAGGCTGTTGACGAAGAAGCTCGTGCGATGGCATCTCCTACTCACCACATTCAGGAAGAAAATTCagaagtcaacaaagaagaaaacaaataTGATGAAGCTAAAGTTGATGTCATGCAGAAGCATGAGATGGTATGTTCTATTTCCCCATTGCAGGAGGAGAAGCCAATGGAAGAAGCCCAATGCAATGCTGCTACACTTGAAATCATTGAAAATGCAGGTAAAGTTGAAACCAAAATTGTGCATGCGACAGATAATGGACAAGATAGGGGAGCTGAAGCTGTAATTCAAACGAAGCATGATACAGGCACACAGCTTGAGGTCATAGAAAAAGAACAATCCTTTTTTGATCTGGAGACTCATCCTAATGATTCTGTTATCCATAATGATGACAAGTTAGTGATATTGATGCTTAGCAGGGACCAGTCTTCAGAGATGCACCTGGACAAAGACAAAAACCTTGCAATTTCTCACTCAACTAAAGCTGATATTTTGAATAATGGTGATTCCCTTGAAGGTCCTAGAAGAAGGGGTTTGGAGTTGGTCTTCCCATCCAAGCCGAACCAGGAGGAGAATTCACATTCTAGCAGTAAGGACGCTGGCAATATTGCAGTTAAAGAGCTCAAAAGTGAGCCTCTggacctttctctttctcttcctggTGGATTTTCATATCATTCCAAGCCAAAGCATGAGAACTCAAGCTGTGCTGAGGGCATAAAGTCATTGTCATCCGCATTGAGAACGAAGTCAGATGAATTTGGAACTTCAATCTCATTTGCAAGCTCCCAAACTGTTCTCCATGATCCCAGTTGTGTTACTCAGAATTCACCATTCCTTCAAGACAATTCAGTTGGTAGCCATGCTACCTCTGGAGGGGTGAATCAAATTTTAAGTAGGACAACATTGCAAGCTCACACTTCAAGGAACATTAAGAAGAATAGATCTGGCCCACCTTTCCATAGTGTACAGATGAATGTAAACTCTTCAcatacttcatttctttcaatgAGTGATCCACATAGCTTTAAGCCTAATAGCCTATTCCGACCATCAAGCCTTCCACGACAAACCTCCCCAACAAACAGCCATGATTCTCATGATTCTAGATCTCAACCTACCAAGGAGATCGGTCAAGTAGCTGTGGAGAGAAGCAGTGGTACTAATCAATGGAATGGTGAACAGCTCTTACTTAATGGATTAAGTGCCACCGAGAAGATTGTCTACAAGATTGTGTCTCAACCTTTGTATCTGAATGGTAGAATGCTTCAAGAAATGTCAGAACATTCAGTAGCCTACTTGAAGGAAAGTATTTGTGAGATGCTGACTAACGAAGATAAAACCAGCCTGCTGCATTTATTCCAGGAGGCACTTCAAAGGTCTGACATGATCATCGAAACGCTGAGAGATTGCCCACAAGTCCTTCTAGAAATCCTGGTGACCATAAAAACAGGTTGTATTGATTTTATTCAGAAAACAAATAGCTTGCCATCCTGTAGTTTGATTGAGATCTTCCTGAATTTGAAATGCCAGAATCTTTCTTGTGGGAGTTTGTTGCCCGTGGATAATTGCGACTGCAAGATGTGCATAAAGAAAGTTGGATTCTGCAGTGCTTGCATGTGTCTTGTGTGTTCCAAGTTTGACAATGCATCAAATACATGTAGTTGGGTTGGTTGCGACATGTGTCTCCATTGGTGCCATACAGATTGTGCATTGCGTGATTTTCATATTAGAAATGGGCATATATCTCTAGGAGAAGGATTTTCTGAAATGCAGTTTCATTGTTTTGCTTGTGGCCATCCTTCGGAGATGTTTGGCTTTGTTAAGGAAGTTTTTGTTACATGTGCCAAGGATTGGAAAGCAGAAACCCTAACTAAGGAACTGCAATATGTCAGCAGGATCTTCTCTGCCAGTAATGATGCTCGGGATAGAAGATTACATGAGTTAGCTGATCAGATGCTGCTGAATCTGGAGAACAACGTCAATCATTCTGAAGTTCTTAGTCAGGTCATGGCATTTCTTTCAG AGAGTGGATTTAGCATCAAAAACAATCCTTTACTCTTTACACCTACTAAAGCCAAAAATGAGGCTATCCAAAACAATGCTAGATCTTGCCCAGAGCGATTGCAATCTTTCATGTTGGAAAACGCCTGTGTTTTTGAAAATACAGGTCCTATATCTATCACAGAATTTGACCAGACTGGTAGGAAAGCTGGTGAAACAGCAGTGAGTCTAAAAAAGGCGCTGGCAGTTGATGAACTGGAGAGGATCATAAAGTTCAAAGAAGCTGAGGCCAAAATGTACCAACAGCATGCTGATGATGCAAGGAATGAAGCCGTGAGTCTAAGACACATTGTAATGGCTAGGAGTTTGAAAATTGATGAAGACTATGCAAATCAAATTGAAAAATTACGACTAGGCGAGTCAGAGGAAAGACGTAGAGAAAAGCTTAACCAACTACAAGCTACTGAAAAGACTCATCAGGAATATTGCAATATGAAGATGCGGATGGAAGCTGGTATGAAAAATTTATTGCTGAAAATGGAAGCAACAAGACAGAACCTGAATGTATAA